ATGCCCGTCATAACCGCCCATCACCGTTCCCACCACTTCACCATTCACTTCCGCGACCAGGAACAAACTGACGTCATGGTTCATCTTGCGTTCGATGTCCATTTCCGGATCGTTCCACGGACGCAGCAAGTCGCAACGCTCCCAAAGGGTGATGACCTCTTCGAAATCTTCCTGGCGAAATACGCGTATCTCCATGGTATGAGTTACCTTTTTGGGGGTTAAAAGGGTGATTATGGCGTGAACGACCGAATTAGCCAATATCTGACGAAAATCGGTTGAAAAAGTGGCATAATGACGCGTTGTCATTTATTGAAATGAAAAGTAAAACAATTCTCACCAGCAAACCGTCGTAACGGATTACGCGATACGATATAACATCTGGAACTTCATTATTACAACTCAGGCCGTATGAGCACTTTTAAACCACTAAAAACACTCACTTCGCGCCGCCAGGTGCTGAAAGCCGGATTGGCTGCCCTGACGTTGTCAGGAATGTCACAAGCCATCGCCAAAGAAGAACCTTTAAAAACCAGCAACGGACACACTAAGCCGAAAGCCAAAAAAGCCGGGGGCAAGCGGATAGTCGTTCTCGATCCAGGTCACGGCGGGATTGATACCGGTGCGATTGGCCGCAACGGGTCAAAAGAAAAACACGTGGTGCTGGCGATTGCCAAAAACGTCCGTTCAATTTTGCGCAATCATGGCATTGATGCGCGGCTGACGCGTTCTGGCGATACCTTTATTCCACTGTATGATCGCGTTGAAATCGCCCATAAACATGGCGCTGACCTGTTTATGTCAATTCACGCCGACGGCTTTACCAACCCGAAAGCTGCCGGTGCATCGGTCTTTGCCCTCTCTAACCGTGGCGCAAGTAGCGCGATGGCAAAATATTTGTCCGAACGCGAAAACCGTGCTGATGAAGTTGCCGGGAAAAAGGCGACTGACAGGGATCACCTATTGCAACAAGTGCTGTTTGATCTGGTGCAAACAGATACCATTAAAAATAGTCTGACGCTCGGCTCGCATATTCTGAAGAAGATTAAGCCGGTGCATAAACTGCACAGCCGCAACACCGAACAAGCCGCGTTTGTGGTGTTGAAATCGCCGTCGGTTCCTTCAGTGCTGGTGGAAACTTCGTTTATCACCAACCCGGAAGAAGAACGGCTGTTAGGCACGGCGGCGTTTCGTCAGAAAATCGCCACAGCGATTGCTGAAGGCGTGATCAGTTATTTCCACTGGTTTGATAACCAGAAAGCACACTCGAAAAAGCGGTAAGTTATGAAGCCCGACGCACACCAGGTTAAACAGTTCCTGCTCAACCTTCAGGACACAATTTGTCAGCAACTGAGCGCCGTAGATGGCGCAGAGTTTGTCGAAGATAGCTGGCAGCGCGAAGCTGGTGGCGGCGGGCGTAGTCGAGTGTTGCGTAATGGTGGTGTTTTCGAACAGGCGGGCGTCAACTTTTCTCACGTCCACGGCGACGCGATGCCCGCTTCCGCGACCGCTCATCGCCCGGAACTTGCCGGGCGCAGTTTCGAGGCGATGGGCGTATCGCTGGTAGTGCATCCAAATAACCCGTATGTCCCCACCAGCCACGCGAATGTGCGCTTTTTTATTGCCGAAAAACCAGGCGCCGATCCCGTCTGGTGGTTTGGCGGTGGATTCGACTTAACCCCATTCTATGGCTTTGAAGAAGACGCCATTCACTGGCACCGCACCGCCCGTGACCTTTGCCTGCCATTTGGTGAAGACGTTTATCCACGTTATAAAAAGTGGTGCGACGAATACTTCTACCTCAAACATCGTAACGAACAGCGCGGCATTGGCGGGCTGTTCTTTGATGACCTGAACACGCCAGACTTCGACCACTGCTTCGCCTTTATGCAGGCGGTAGGCAAAGGCTACACCGACGCATACTTGCCGATTGTTGAGCGACGTAAAGCGATGGAATACGGCGAGCGCGAGCGTAATTTCCAGCTCTACCGTCGCGGTCGTTATGTCGAATTCAACCTGGTCTGGGATCGCGGTACGCTGTTTGGCTTACAAACCGGCGGGCGCACCGAGTCAATCCTGATGTCCATGCCGCCGCTGGTACGCTGGGAGTATGATTATCAGCCAGAAGCAGGCAGTCCGGAAGCTGCGTTGAGTGAGTTTATTAAGGTCAGGGATTGGGTTTAATTCCCTCACCCCAACTCCTGCATCCGCTGATGCAGTGTCAGTGACGGCTTCTCGGCAAACAGTTGCTGATAATCCGTGGCAAATTGCCCCAGATGCCAGAATCCCCACTGCATGGCGGCGTCTTTTACCGTCATACTTTGCGACCACGGACTAATCAGTTCACGGCGCACGGCATTCAGGCGAATGCGTTTTAGCCACGCATTCGGGCCAATGCCTAAAATAGCGTGAAACGCGTTTTGTAAGGTGCGGCGGCTGACATGCAGTTGATTACACAAGTCCAGTACGGTTACCGGTTCGGACATGTTTTCCAGCACATATTCACGGGCGCGGGAAAGCAAACGGCGGTAACTCTGATGACTAATACTTTCCGCCGTCACCATTGGTTGCGCTTCTTCCAGCATCGCCCCCATAGCCATCAGCAAATTATCCCCCAGCACTTTACGCACCGCAGGCTGATGAAGATTCTCCGGGTTCTCGCAAAATGTCGCCAGCGCCTGTTGGACAAAGCCCCACAGCGCGGCTTTATGCTGCTCTTTCACTTCCAGCGCCGACTGGTTACGTAACATATGCAGCACCCTTTCCGGGTTATGCAAAAAGTTAGCCTGCCGGGTAATGACATCTTCAGAAAGCACCACGCCAAGGATCGTATAATCATCCGGTGTACTCAGTTCAAACTCGGTGCCACCAGGGCGCGTGGCAATTTCCGCGCTTCCCAGGCATTGTGAGCCGATAAATCCCTGTTCGCCGCGTGTCGCCGGAATACCAAACCAGAAAGAGTTCGGCCAGACCAGGCACGACTGACGCAGTGCCAGACCGGTGTATTCACGGAAAACCTGAATATCATCGAGCAGAATTTCCGTAAATTCACCATGAAACTTGCCCGGATGCAGCTGATCGTAAATCTGCTGCCAGGCGGTAATCGTCAAAGCATGTTCATAGACATCCGTTGTCTGTCGTTGATGAACATTATCCACTTCGACCTTCGGCGTAAGCTTCAGGTTTTCGGATAAGGGGTCATGATAAAGATGGTGCAAATTAGCTGTACGGGGCTTTTTCATGATGTTAATGCCGGGTGTTATATGACACCCGGCACCTCCGACAGATTAATGGGGCTTGAGACGATAACGACTACTGCGTTTACGCAACGTCCCGGCAGAAAAGAGCTGTTCGAGAGCATTTCTGGCTTTTTCCAACGCCCAGCCAAAGTGGGCAGCCACTTCTCCTGCCGTCATTCCCTGACGTACTGATGTTAACAGCGCCAACAACTCGCCAGCAGATCCCTCGGCAATAGCTGACGCGTCAGCTTGCTTCGGCTGGCGGTTAAAGCCAGTAACCAGCCACTGGATGTCATCGTCTGGCCGACCGATCTCCTTGC
The DNA window shown above is from Escherichia sp. E4742 and carries:
- the eutK gene encoding ethanolamine utilization microcompartment protein EutK gives rise to the protein MINALGLLEVDGMVAAIDAADAMLKAANVRLLSHEVLDPGRLTLVVEGDLAACRAALDAGCAAAMRTGRVISRKEIGRPDDDIQWLVTGFNRQPKQADASAIAEGSAGELLALLTSVRQGMTAGEVAAHFGWALEKARNALEQLFSAGTLRKRSSRYRLKPH
- the eutR gene encoding HTH-type transcriptional regulator EutR, producing MKKPRTANLHHLYHDPLSENLKLTPKVEVDNVHQRQTTDVYEHALTITAWQQIYDQLHPGKFHGEFTEILLDDIQVFREYTGLALRQSCLVWPNSFWFGIPATRGEQGFIGSQCLGSAEIATRPGGTEFELSTPDDYTILGVVLSEDVITRQANFLHNPERVLHMLRNQSALEVKEQHKAALWGFVQQALATFCENPENLHQPAVRKVLGDNLLMAMGAMLEEAQPMVTAESISHQSYRRLLSRAREYVLENMSEPVTVLDLCNQLHVSRRTLQNAFHAILGIGPNAWLKRIRLNAVRRELISPWSQSMTVKDAAMQWGFWHLGQFATDYQQLFAEKPSLTLHQRMQELG
- the hemF gene encoding oxygen-dependent coproporphyrinogen oxidase, giving the protein MKPDAHQVKQFLLNLQDTICQQLSAVDGAEFVEDSWQREAGGGGRSRVLRNGGVFEQAGVNFSHVHGDAMPASATAHRPELAGRSFEAMGVSLVVHPNNPYVPTSHANVRFFIAEKPGADPVWWFGGGFDLTPFYGFEEDAIHWHRTARDLCLPFGEDVYPRYKKWCDEYFYLKHRNEQRGIGGLFFDDLNTPDFDHCFAFMQAVGKGYTDAYLPIVERRKAMEYGERERNFQLYRRGRYVEFNLVWDRGTLFGLQTGGRTESILMSMPPLVRWEYDYQPEAGSPEAALSEFIKVRDWV
- the amiA gene encoding N-acetylmuramoyl-L-alanine amidase AmiA; this translates as MSTFKPLKTLTSRRQVLKAGLAALTLSGMSQAIAKEEPLKTSNGHTKPKAKKAGGKRIVVLDPGHGGIDTGAIGRNGSKEKHVVLAIAKNVRSILRNHGIDARLTRSGDTFIPLYDRVEIAHKHGADLFMSIHADGFTNPKAAGASVFALSNRGASSAMAKYLSERENRADEVAGKKATDRDHLLQQVLFDLVQTDTIKNSLTLGSHILKKIKPVHKLHSRNTEQAAFVVLKSPSVPSVLVETSFITNPEEERLLGTAAFRQKIATAIAEGVISYFHWFDNQKAHSKKR